The genome window CCGAGCAGCAAGGACGACGACGTCGCCTGGATCCTCGGCGACTCCGAGTGCCGCGTCGTCTTCGCCGAGGACGACGAGCAGATCGGCAAGATCGAGAAGCACGCCGCCGAGCTGGGCTCCCTGATCAAGATCGTCACGTTCGACGGCACCGCGGACGGCAACCGGGTGATCAGCCTCGACCACCTCGAGACGCTGGGCGAGGAGTACCTCGCCACCCGCGAGCACCTCATCGCGGATATCGCCAAGCAGATCCAGCCCGACCAGCTCGCCACCCTCGTCTACACCTCGGGCACGACCGGTCGCTCCAAGGGCGTCCGACTGCTGCACCGCAGCTGGGTCTACGAGGGTGCGGCCATCCAGGCGCAGGACATCCTCAGCACCAACGACCTGCAGTTCCTCTGGCTCCCGATGTCCCACGTCTTCGGCAAGGTGCTGCTCTCCACACAGCTGGCGATCGGCTTCCCGACGGCGATCGACGGCCGCGTCGACAGGATCATCGACAACCTCGCCCTCATCCGCCCGACGTTCATGGGCGCCGCGCCGCGCATCTTCGAGAAGGCCTACGCCCGCATCGTCACCATGGTCGAGTCCGAGGGCGGCGTGAAGAAGAAGCTCTTCGACCGTGCCTTCGCCGTCGGCCGCAAGTACGACGCGCTCATCGCCGCCGAGAAGTCGATCCCGCTCACGCTCCAGGTCCAGCACGCGCTCCTCGACATCCTCGTCCTGCGCAAGGTGCGCGAGCGCTTCGGTGGCCGGATCCGCTTCATGATCTCCGGCTCCGCCGCACTCAACCCCGAGATCGCCTCGTGGTTCCACGCCGCCGGCCTGATGATCCTCGAGGGCTACGGCATGACCGAGAACGCCGCCGGCGCCGCGGTCAACCGCCCCGAGGACAACCGGATCGGCACTGTCGGCCCGGCCATCCCCGGCAGCGAGATCCGGATCGGCGAGCACGACGAGGTCCAGATCAAGGGCCCGCACGTGATGGCCGGCTACCACAACAACGAGGCCGCGACGGCCGACACCTTCA of Nocardioides sp. Kera G14 contains these proteins:
- a CDS encoding AMP-dependent synthetase/ligase, which encodes MSDTSHTSDTSFLDTMPANVAIQFLDRVAADPDGEAFLFPHPGGHDGDHEGQHEHGEHWHSVTWREVGDHVEKLAAGLVSLGINLEDRVGIAASTRYEWILADLAVMCAGGATTTVYPSSKDDDVAWILGDSECRVVFAEDDEQIGKIEKHAAELGSLIKIVTFDGTADGNRVISLDHLETLGEEYLATREHLIADIAKQIQPDQLATLVYTSGTTGRSKGVRLLHRSWVYEGAAIQAQDILSTNDLQFLWLPMSHVFGKVLLSTQLAIGFPTAIDGRVDRIIDNLALIRPTFMGAAPRIFEKAYARIVTMVESEGGVKKKLFDRAFAVGRKYDALIAAEKSIPLTLQVQHALLDILVLRKVRERFGGRIRFMISGSAALNPEIASWFHAAGLMILEGYGMTENAAGAAVNRPEDNRIGTVGPAIPGSEIRIGEHDEVQIKGPHVMAGYHNNEAATADTFTADGWLRTGDKGSLDADGYLTITGRLKEIFKTSGGKYIAPNQIEAKFKALCPYASQFVVFGAERNFAVALVTLDPDAIEGWAAEKGLAGASYADIVSSAAAREMVGGYVAQLNEQLNRWETIKKWEILDHDLSIESGELTPSLKVKRAVVERNNDATIAGFYS